In Strix aluco isolate bStrAlu1 chromosome Z, bStrAlu1.hap1, whole genome shotgun sequence, the sequence AATACGATGCAAGTTAAAGATCTTACAGAATGATGGAGTGGTCACTAGTTTGTGTGCCAGACCCCGTAAAACTGGCCATTCGCTTTTTCTTTTGGGTGGCCAAACCTTTATGTGTGACAAGCTGTACTTGGTGGACCAAAAGGCAAAGGAGATCATTCCAAAGGCCGACATACCAAGTCCACGGAAAGAATTCAGTGCTTGTGCCATAGGCTGCAAAGTGTATATCACTGGAGGACGAGGGTCAGAAAATGGAGTCTCCAAAGACGTGTGGGTGTATGATACCCTTCATGAGGAGTGGTCAAAGGCTGCTCCCATGCTGGTAGCTAGGTTTGGGCATGGCTCTGCCGAGCTTAAGCACTGTTTGTATGTAGTAGGAGGACACACTGCAGCAACTGGTTGCCTTCCAGCTTCCCCTTCAGTATCCTTAAAGCAAGTAGAACAATATGACCCTGTGACCAACAAATGGACCATGGTCGCCCCATTGCGAGAGGGAGTAAGCAATGCAGCTGTAGTCAGTGCAAAGCTTAAGCTGTTTGCTTTTGGAGGTACCAGCGTTAGCCATGACAAGCTGCCCAAAGTTCAGTGCTATGATCAGTGTGAAAACAGGTGGACAGTACCAGccacctgcccccagccctggcgcTACACAGCTGCAGCTGTTCTGGGTAACCAGATTTTTATTATGGGTGGAGATACCGAATTCTCTGCGTGCTCCGCTTATAAATTCAACAGTGAAGCATACCAGTGGACTAAGGTGGGAGATGTGACAGCAAAGCGAATGAGCTGCCATGCAGTAGCATCTGGAAACAAGTTGTATGTGGTTGGAGGCTACTTTGGCATTCAGAGATGCAAAACGTTGGACTGCTATGATCCCACGTTGGATGTATGGAACAGCATAACAACTGTGCCCTATTCGTTAATTCCCACAGCGTTTGTCAGCACATGGAAGCACCTCCCCTCATAATTGTGTGTATGTTGCAATTACAAATGACCAGGTAAGAAATAACACCTTTGAATTACACTGTAATAATGCTTTTCACGTCTCTGAGGAGTGTGAGTATATTCAATCCAATTTTATAGGTGGAACAACTGAGACACATACATTCACAGGCTGTTATAAGCCAGGCACTATGTCTGTGACAAAGCCACATACTGGAAGTAGTTTGCCACGTATCTTGCACCCACTTCTCTTTATGTGGCCTTTTCCTGCATGATTGAGATATAAAGGACTGAGCAAAAATAACGCTTTCAACCTGTGGGGAAATGCAGATAATCTTTTGGAAATCAAATCCTGCTCAGTGTTTAAATACTAAATGCATGCTAAACATGGGTTTGGTGCCATTTTCCTGACAACAGAGGCTAGGTCACTCTATATATCCAGAAACAGTGCCCAAAAAAGATACTGTAAATTCTGATCTGAAGCCTGATAGTGAATTCACTTGAATTTCCAGGCAGACAGCATGCTTTCTCCATGCAGATAGCCATTAAGGAAACTTGCTGCCTTATGAAAGGTGTTTCACAGGCACTTCAGGCCTAATTTTCCATCTCACCCAGATAGGTGAGATAGGTTGCACCTGCATGGACCAACATTGTATTTGCTCCACTGATAcactttaaaatacagatttctttaaaatagttATGGTCATATATGTTGGACTAGATATAGTGTCAGGAAGACATATAATTAATACTGCTGGCTGAAATAATTACTGGTCTATAGCACACACTGTTCCAAAACAATTTAATTATACATAATGGGCCAAGCTCTTACCAGATGCAACTTCAGCATTGTATCTTCTCACCAGCAAGTCTGAATTTGGCCTTGGTTGGTTGTTGtgaatttctgatttttagaAGGAGCAAAGATTCacgaaaaaaacccactaaaaaaTCTGGGTACTTACACATACTGCCaatatttttcaaatctgtttaTTTCATCCTAAGTACTAACTGTTACTTCAagtgtttctcattttttcttagttttatctTTTCTAGAGATATATCACTTTTGTCACTGACATTTTCCAGAACTATTAATCTGTATATTTTACAACAAATCTGGCAGTATCCTGTTAGTGTTGTGTTGCTCTCTTCCCCCATTCCACCCTTGGGACTTCAGTTCAGAATCACAGTTGCCACCAGCCAACCAACCAAATATAGTGGTATGCTTACTCCTAAATAATCCATGCCCTGTGAGTGGTAGTTCCTTTTTGGATTTGAACAGTGTATAGCATAACCATGAAGGCAGGCAGGTTAAAAGCAACAAGGCAAGTACAGTTGCAGTAATTCAACAAGCTCTGTGTTTGCATCTAAGTTACCTAGGCTCTccagaaaataggaagaaagctTGTGTATGAAGACTTACCTAGGTTCTTCTGTTTGGGacagatggttttattttttctggtgtCTTTTGCAGCTGGAGACATTTGCCTGACTCTTGCAGTAAACATGAAACCCAAATGTCTTTGAAGCAGTGTAGTTAGAACTATATACCTAGAAATTAAGGATAGTTGTGAAATTCCTTTCTCTGTGTTACAGGATTTATCTCATAGTTGCCTTTCAGCTGACTGGGAGCTTTGGTTAAGTCAAGAATACAAGGTTGGGCCCATGCAAAGCAGCAGGTCAGCATGGAAATCTAGTGTGAAATTGGGCTGTGTTGTGCCATCAGCTACTCTTGTCCCAGGTGGTTGTTTGTCTTGAAGACActgccctctctcctctccttacTTCATTTTTCCCAGATTTACTTTTGGGAAAGAAGGACAAACCCTTGAGACTTACCAGATCCTGGGTGCTGGGAGTAATCACACCCCTGACAACCAGCAAATGGAAGCCCCGATTTCTGTGTGGTGGCTTCCTCCCTAGCTGGGAACAATGTCTTGACATCTTCAGTTAATTTCTATTATTACTGACTTTCAGCAGTGATCAGTGTTATCAGAGTAGCAGTACTGAATGCCCGAACTCTGGTCTGTGCCAAGAAAAATATTGACTTATCCTTCTGAGACTGACTTAATTGTTCTGAAGTTTACAGTACATGAGAGggagtgttttattttgaaaaagagtCCTCAGAATATAACGGTGTAAAAAGCTTTCCTTTGCTGTGTGGTATCTTGTTAAAAGCCATTATTTTAGCTTAACTCACACACAAGATAACTGGCTGAACACAGCCGTAGACTGAAATCTCTCCAATGCTGTGTGCTCATCCAGCAagtagttttgttgtttttttttttttttctactgactcCTGCTGCTTTGTCAGTGGGtgggaaggacaaaaaggaaattacttctgATTACCCTCTGTTTTCATGGTGCTGTGTGGCCCCAGTCTGACAGCTTTTAGGAAGACTTCAGTCTGCTTTGTCTCATTCCTCAAACTTGGGGCTTCTGAgtaggattttttcccccccctccgtTTCAGacttgtttataatttttttaaagttcatccCATGACAAGGAACATTGTTTTGGCTTCAGTGTTGGTAATCCCTTTCAGTGGAAAGAACGACATGCTATGCTAAAGAATGTCTAGGAAAGACTAATCAACACTAAGTGCAGAGACCTTTTTTCAGACATAACAAAGATAGTGTGTTTCAAGCCCACAGTTGCAAAGAGTCTTGGTGCTGTGGGCTGTTATGTAGGCTGTGGTGTCTCCTGTGAGTGTTCCCTGTTGTTCTTAGACATCACAGCTTGAGAGAGATGTGGTATTATGTTCAAGTGAACTGTGAGTTCGCTGGAGCTCCTTTGCATCGTAATGATGTAGGATTTGCCTCCTAAAATCCTAGCAGTGCAATCAGAAATGACTATGATGAGCTGATGATGGTTTGGAAGCTGGAATTTTAATACAGATTCAGAGTGTTAAGCAAAGCAGGATCTCAGCATCCAAAGGCtgaatttctcattaaaaattatttattcataaaGGACTCTAGGGTGGAGTTATTGATGCGTGGTACGTTGCTGTGTGAAAAGAAATGAGGCAGACTTCTGCTCTAATGAATAGTAGATAAGTTTTAAGTAAGGGGATTATATGTCCTTTTCTATATTGTGAATCAATTAAATTCAGAATTCTTCATGGTGAACGGAGGCATTGGGGTGAGACACCTTCACCTCCCCTTCTGCTTTATTCCAACCAGGTTTGTGTTGGCCCAGGGATAGAAAAAACTCTTTGTACTAAGTGTTCATGGGAGCTTTTGTGGAAAAGAAGTTGCACAATGTTATGTTTGCTTGAAACAAATCCACAAACCTTTAAGATTTTGGGTGAACACAGAACTGTTAAAAGTATGCAGGATGCAGAGCCCATCATGTTGAACTGTATTGGGCCAGTTTGATTTAGGTTTCAAATGACTGACTTTATAGCCAAAAAATGAAATGGTCTTTCTGGGGTCAGTAGGATggtaaaatataataataaagaCAGAATCTGACCCTAAATAATTATGGTTTTGGCTGGCTTATTTATCAGTAGTTGGCTATCACACAGGAatgggggagggtggggggtgcagggggtgggaaAGCCATCAACTGGATTGTATCCTAAGCCTAGCTTTTAGATTTTCTTTGACATCTAACAAAAACCTTATGGTACATTGTCTCAGCAAAACCCTTTaagtcttttttctcttctttttatttttttccccttttcccatgCTTTTAGTTTACTCCTTTATTTGGAGAGGAGAATTGGAACCTCAGATCTGGAGAAAaggttttaatgaagaaaaatcgTTCAGCGTCTCTTGCATTTGAAGAAAATCATCAGCACCTTGTAAATTATCTAACCCAGACATgaaggaatgggaagaaaaaaaacctgtctttaATGCTTCAGCACGTGGTTTAAATATGAATGGACAAACCTATGATCAGGTCCTTGTGCTAGTAATTGTGGATTAATGCCAATATTAATCAGTCcttcaaaggagaaaaagaagagacagaacTTCTCTGAGCTGTGCAGCACACAGCACTCAATTTCCATGGACTCCGCTGTTTGTATGTGAAATTTGAAATGGTTGTCACCTTGCTTTGTGGTGGTTTGAAGTGCCAGCGCCAGCTGCAGGGGAAGCAGGCCAGATCTGAAACAGTGCGATGCTGCTGTGAATGAAGAGACAGCGCTATTGCTGCTGAACTCTAACTGGAGCATGCTTGTCTGTGGGCAGTGCCTACATCTTTTAGATCCCATGTTGCATTGTCCTGTGTGCAGTGAGTGACCTTCCACTTGATAAGGAACAGACCAGTGGTGAAATGTTTTTGCAACAGTGGGGAACAAAAATTACATCCCCCAAATGCTCCTTGTTCCTTTTCCTCCCTGTATTTATAAGTAATTCAAACTGTCCCCTTCCTGTTATGTTACTTGTAGATATAGTTATTTATTGTTCAGTGCTTGCATGCTGAAGCAATGCCTGCAATGGTCTTCATGTTGCAAGGGCTTGTGTGAATTGTATGTTTTGCACATTTTGTGATCGCTGACTTGCTCTGctgcacaaagaaagaaaactgttggATAACAGTTGGAAGTGGGAGGGAGGGGTGGCTTCCCAGTCGGAAATGAAAGAATTACAAGGCAGGATCTTAAATTACACGCGTACTAAAGGAAGAAGCCATGGAGGTCACTTTCTCAGGCCACCGGCTCCCCAGGTTGCATGTGGTGTGTCTTGTAGATGGTGTCCTTGCTACATTTCATTTGTTGGTCATGCCTTTCAATTTCTAATCTGGAAATAGCCAAAATCTCTTGCAGCTCTCTCTTTGTGCAGCTTCCTGATTGCAACGCAAATACTGTGGAAGAGCTTCTGGATACCAAGCCCAGATGAAGTCATTGTccaaagttatttatttatttattgggtTGGAGGAGGGGTACCTACAATATAGCCACATTGACCTGAATGAGTGGAGTATGGTGATtcaagaataaaaacaaaaaacctcaagaTAGGTTAGTGAtgaagtctttaaaaacaaacaaaaaacaaacaaacaaaaaaacaaaacaaaacaaaaaaaaaaaaccaagagcaGCAATTTTGCACTGACTGGATTGCCTCATCCATCTGGATTTCAGATGATCATCTGAGTGGCCAGGTGTCAAAGACCTAAGTGCTCTGGCAAAATTCTTATGGGGATAGAAAATGAATTTCAAACCTCTTAATCTTAAAAATAGCCCTCAAACTCTGctgccttttattttccttagcCAGGTGTGTCTTTAAACACTTGGTTGCTCAGAAGCGTCAGACACAATCCTGAGAAACCAAACTGATTTTTACATAAATTTATTTATCAGTCTGGTCTTGAGACAGATGAAGctactgtttttcttctggatttcagAAGCTTATGTTTCACAGGTGCTTTCTTTGCCAAATCCTGTCATGAAGCCTGTATTGTATTGTGgttttttgtaaatgtttctggAGCCCAACTTAACAGGCACATTCAGTAACATGGTGTGTGCTGTGGTATAAGTAAACAGCTGCATGCGtgcatgcaaaacaaaaataatcacattGGTGATGCTTGCCTTTCTTTGTGTGACAGTGATGTAGCTGTATTTGTGAAAGTTTTGTCATCTGAAAATGTTTACACTGGTCACTGGAAGTTTCTCTGTGCTGCCTTACATTTGACTTGCTGTTTGGAGTAGACCCTTACATTTCAGAAATAAGAGTATTTGGAGTTCTGTGAATACTGAGAGAACATTGATTAATTAGCAAAGGCATTACCATTTTTTTAAAGGGTGAGGCCCAGCTAGATGTGAACAGTTACAGTTCCTCTGGTTAAACTGATTTCTTGAAATGATAGATTTAAAAAAGGTGTTTaagccttcccttcccccctcccccagcattGGTTCTTTTCACTTAGATGGCTTTTAAGCAATAGGAAAACATCCTAAATAGGGTATCTCTCCTTTCTATGTCCCTGTACTTGCACAGGTTGCCCTATTGAAGCAAACAGCCTTGAATTGCTTTTGCCTTTCATCTTACGGATCACTCCTGGGAGTGGGAAGAGAGCCATAAAATCAGACTTCCTGTGTTTTGCATGTCCTCTCCCCAGGCGCTAGTGAGTGCAGGAGGTACAAGGAAGAGAAGAACTGGGTCCCCAGGGGCCCTCTTGTTTGAATAAGGGCATACAGGTTTGAGACCTGTTTTCTGCATCGAGCTGATTAGAGTCCAGACATGAAGCTGCACTGCATCTACATCTACTTAGCTTATGAAATCTGTTTTGTAGCACCATGCAACTTCCAAAAGTGGGATgaattttctgcagctgtttccaAAGTTGTGGTCTGCTTTCAAGTCCTCGATTAATTCCTGTGTGTAGGCTGAAGGAAGCCAAAGTCAGGGTGGGCCTCTGGCTCTGCATGGTATATGCTAGGCTCTTGCTGTTTGAATTGATGTGGGAATCCTGGCTAGCTAGTTGACCATTCCAGTCCTGCAAAACACCCCACACTTTGAAGCAAAAGCAGTTCACAGAAGAGTGCACACAAAAACCCTGGCATAAGACAGGAAGGTTCCTCTTATTTTGCAGGCTGGTTGCTGTAGAAACATATAACAAAGGACAGCCTTCCTCTTCTGGTATAATTGTGCAGCCCCTTTTCTCTAGGTCTGACACCTGTCTGAACAAGAGTGATTAGAGCAGAATAATGTTCCCTTCCTTGGCTTTTGAAGATGTGGTTCATGTGCTAAAAGAAAAGTGTGCAAGTGAAGAAGTAAAATTGTCTGTGTTGTATCTTTTTGTTTGCTACTACATTTTAAGGTTTtgtaaaacttgctttttttttcacaatGTGAAACTGAAGGTCAATAAATTATTAGAGATTTTGTCTCCATGGAACATTTACTTCAAGAattgtctcttcctcccctccctccccacccccaaatgcTTTGAATGCCTTATAATGTCCTTTACATATTCTCTTAATAAAAGCACATCAACAACATATAGTTTACTGCCTTGGTTTAAGCTTCTGCTTCAGTTGCACTTCCCTTCCCTTTGTTcttttgtgttgctgttactaTGATCTTTATCTCAAAGTTCAGCAGTTAAGACTCAAAACATTTAAGAACAGGAAATGCAAGTTTGTTGGTGCTTGCAGTAGAGTTTAGCTAGAGAGCTAGTGCCTGATACGACTTGGAAGTGGTATTAGGTCATCTTGAACCCTTCCTAATTATTCTCAAGGCAAAAAGTGCTGGCTGTGTGTAAAACATTCCAGTTGTTCTATATAATGCACACATAAAGCCGATCTTTTAAGCTTACTTATATTTTTATGTGTACACAGggtggtggtttgttgttttggtttttataaaTGCTGTTGAGTTTCTGTGTTGGCTTAGAGCCCTCTGGCCTTAAGGTGTTGCTGACTACTGTCCAGGTCTAAAATAACATCATGCAGGGGCATTCATGCACATACCATGGAGGTTCAGTTGCGCAGGTCTGCTGAGTATTGACTGCTGTCTGCCTAGAAAAGAATGTTCCTCAAGTGTGCATCTGTTGCACTGGAGCAAAGGAACAGGGCCTTTCTTCCTACTTGGGTTGTTTCACTACCTACCATCTCATCCCTTTGCCTATACAGCTCTGAAGGAAGAAGTAAAAGAGAAGGTGTCCACAGGTCACAGCACAGTGCAGCAAGGATGCTGATACTTCAGTTGTCATCACTAGCCTATACAGCGTGACTTGTGTAACTTGAGCACCTGGGTTCCTGGCCCTGGAAATGAAATTGTAGTGCTTGTTTAGCAAAGATAAAGGCAAGATATCCGCAGGAAGTATTGCTTTCTGCAAGAATCTGTAAAATCTTCTGATCTACCTCTTAAAATTTATACAGCTGCCCTCTGAAACTCACAGGTTTCTTCAGGGTGTTTACTTGCCCAAAAGAGACAGGGCCATATACTGACTTTCAGGCCTCAGCAGTGCTCAGTTAACCTGGGTTTGAGGTGTTTGCAATCAGTTTTGGCTGTGAGAGTGGGACACTTACCTCAGAGAATCTTGAAATATGAAGGATACTGCAAGAAATCAGCCTTCTCAAGAACAGGATAAGGTTAAATCAGTTACAGTGCTCATTGCAAGCTTTTTGCTGGACAGTAAGCTAGGTTAggttttttaattcagatttcaCCAGAGCCTGGGATGCTTACTGCAGCACTGGGAATAAACAGACTGCTGTAGAGTGACTCACAGGTGTCATTTTAGGGCATCAGGTTACTTATTGGATGATTTTTGTCTGGTCATGGATTCAGACTCCGTTGCTTGGCTCTGCATGTGGAAGACTTCTCAGACTGGAGGTCCAATATTTATAATGAGAATTTAAAATAGATAATTACATTTAGATTTAAAACAGCTGATAATTTGTAAAATAGACACCTGCAAGGTGTTGCTTCTATTCACAGTACATATGAATACTAAATGCCTTGAGAGATTAGAAAGGAATCAGCTCATTAGCATTGAGTATGGTTCCATCAAGGATACCTGGGTCATCAGCCCTGATCTGGAAGTCTCAAAAGGCTCTGTCTATGCTACTAAATTGAACATACTTTGGAATGGTCTCTGACATTGAGGCCAGCTGCCATGAAACAGCCATAAACTCTTCGAGCAGTCCCTTGTCCTGGAAAGACAGGGTGTCTGCATGCAAGCTGCTTGGGGTGACTTCTGGAGTGCTCTGGCTCTTGAACCCTGCCTGGGAATGCTACAGAGGAGTACAAGTTGGCATGGACCAAAACCATGATGGGGCTGCTCAAACAGTTTAGCAGAACTGATGATCTCCTTCCAGTGCCTGGGAACATTCCTGAGCGCAATTTAATATATTGCCATCATCCCAGCAGGGACATCTTGAGTAACATCACGTTTAGGTCCTGGATAACTGGGTGGAAGTTGTCTGACCCAGCATTAGTGACCTAAATGCTGTTGGAAGGTGGAGGAAGGAATGCTGTCTCTGAGTCACCTGGACCTTGATAAGTGGAAAAGATGGGTCCCAAAGAGGGGGAGACACGCCACTTCTTCAGATACCATGACACAAAGCTTTGGaagtgaggaggggagagggcaggagtGCCCACATGTAGGTGAAGAATGGTTGGTGTGCCTGAAGGTAGGAGGTGGCAGTGCCCTGcaggctttgcagcagcagcatggtgtcttctggtttgaaaaaaaaaaaaaaaaaggagcagagcTCTGTTGCAAAGAGACAGCTCAAGTGTCCATGTGGGAATGCGTATGCGTTCCCATACTCCTGGCTAGCAAACACCGAATGAGACAAAGTTAAgacttttgttttaaaggatcACTAGTCCCCAGCTTTACCAGCATATTGTCACTTTTGGCCCTTACACTGCTGTAAGACTTGCATCGTTTATTCCCCTTTGCAGTGTGAAAGTCTGTGATCTGAAATGGTAATCTGGTCTATCATCTGTGTATGTGCGTGCACATAAACCATACAGAAACATAAATGTCATAGAAAAATTATGTGTTTATTCAAATCTTTACAGTTATGTGTGGGTGTGTCATGAAGCAAAGTAAAACTGCCTCAATGGTaacatatgcacatacacaacAGGACCATCTGTCCTCTATGTGTCTTTAATAATGGTCTGTGAATGTTAATGTGTCACTATTTGttaaaactacatttaaatatGAGAATTACTCTTAAAACTAAAAATGTATGTAAGGCATGACTGTGAGTTAAAATCAGTGATTAAATACATTACAAATCTCTTTCATAATCATGTTTAGACTATGCTCCTAGCCGGACAATCCTCTGACAGTCTCAGGAAACTAAATTAGACAATGtgtccttttttgtgtgtgtgtgtctagtTACCCTAGAAACCATAATCTTTATCTCTTAAGCGATGGGGAGCTGTGAAGGAGGAAAAGCCACAGGAATTTCTGCCAGTACTCCTCCTAATCCTACTCTTACATTATCAGACATTTAGTAAATTACTTAACGCTTGTGTATTAGATGAAGTTCATTAGATATTTTGTAATCACTGTGCGGAATTTGTGAGTCATAGCCCATGATCTGATTCAGAGTTAAAGTTTATGGTTGACTGTGTTACTTAATTgcaattatatatttatataagcCAGAGTCACAAATACAGACTAAGATTTTACAGATCTGCAGTTCTTTCCATGAGATTTCAACATACCTCATCACATTTCATCCCAACAGGTTTATgaggaagcaaaaatatttagtCCCAGGCTTGGGCCAGGAAGCTGCGGCATGGGGGATTTGTTGAGGGATGCAACAGGAATCGCAGCAGACCCTCCTCAGGTGTCCTGGCACTTTTTCCTGGAGCCACTGCATGCACTGCACTAGTCAGTGAGATGTCAGGCTGCTTTGCGAGACTGGCTGTGAAAACTTGTCATCTCATTCACATTGTTAATTGGCTTGAGAACAGGTTAAATTGTTTACAGAGATGTTGTCTCTCAGGACTAACAGAAGTAGGGAGAACTTGCCACAAGGTAAACAAAAGTGAGCTGGCTTTTTGTATAGTGGTGAGGAACCATAGTTCTTTCAGGCAGATGGTTACTCTTTAGCTAAAGAGCGCTGATGGGAAGCAGACAGGTTTAGGGAGCTGCTAGTAGCAGAGTATTTACACAGACTCAAAATGTTATCCTGCTCCTCGGCATCCCTCCTAGTATGGAGAGGTactgagcaaaagaaagaagcaggCTGGACTTTTTATCTTAAACGCAATAGGCTTTCTTTCCATTCAAAAAATAGAAACATCTTGTTTTACAGATACTGGAAAGAGTATTTCAAATCCTGGGAATCACTGTAAGGGGACTTAGGCAATGCAGATTTTCTCCTAGGTTGAGAGTGGCCTCGCTCAGGGTTTGAGAAACAGCTGGGCAAGAGGAGGTCAGTGGGTTGGTGGAAGTGTCACTGGCAGCACAGGATAGTGGTCCAGCTTTCATTTCCATGCCAACTTAGCACTTACTGTCTTTCACCCTTGTATTTGCTCTTTCAACCTGTTCCTTTGT encodes:
- the ENC1 gene encoding ectoderm-neural cortex protein 1 — translated: MSVSMHENRKSRASTGSINIYLFHKSSYADSVLTHLNLLRQQRLFTDVLLHAGNRSFPCHRAVLAACSRYFEAMFSGGLKESQDSEVNFHNSIHPEVLELLLDYAYSSRVIINEENAESLLEAGDMLEFQDIRDACAEFLEKNLHPTNCLGMLLLSDAHQCTKLYELSWRMCLSNFQSISKSEDFLQLPKDMVVQLLSSEELETEDERLVYESVINWVNYDLSKRHCYLPELLQTVRLALLPAIYLMENVAMEELITKQRKSKEIVEESIRCKLKILQNDGVVTSLCARPRKTGHSLFLLGGQTFMCDKLYLVDQKAKEIIPKADIPSPRKEFSACAIGCKVYITGGRGSENGVSKDVWVYDTLHEEWSKAAPMLVARFGHGSAELKHCLYVVGGHTAATGCLPASPSVSLKQVEQYDPVTNKWTMVAPLREGVSNAAVVSAKLKLFAFGGTSVSHDKLPKVQCYDQCENRWTVPATCPQPWRYTAAAVLGNQIFIMGGDTEFSACSAYKFNSEAYQWTKVGDVTAKRMSCHAVASGNKLYVVGGYFGIQRCKTLDCYDPTLDVWNSITTVPYSLIPTAFVSTWKHLPS